In the Anastrepha obliqua isolate idAnaObli1 chromosome 1, idAnaObli1_1.0, whole genome shotgun sequence genome, one interval contains:
- the LOC129243398 gene encoding tRNA (guanine(10)-N2)-methyltransferase homolog, translating into MTNNWKKYILWFAQEHLDFRFAEFDSILKLFGLKHRISDTNLLKPFWIVEFPNDEAALKFASRCVSLRSVYELWSYSNNLEGFHEKLQNFVRNNKQLIEPYCKCTFKIAVETYNKHISQKEKVEKIETLEYLPFQGEVDLKTPQEEWCYIEFYGLDPTQVPLEPDEVLFGRLIANGQRDLIKLLSLKKRKFIGNTSMDAQLSLLMANQALVKEGDLIFDPFVGTGSLLVSAAKFGGYVLGADIDFMMLHGRSRPSRITQKMREKDEGVRSNLEQYGCGDRYIDVVVSDFSKTLWREELKFDAIITDPPYGIREATEKVETKKALKQNTRTKDMPHYPSTSHYALQHLYVDLLNFSAQHLKVGGRLVCWLPYHREDYCNGMIPQHSSLILVANSDQPLSGLTSRRLLTYEKLDVAHTQDAGQLACTFSNSLDFRDRYFNNAVESRSERRIRKAEQRELGRIEALKRGKVIVDSKELKNSLNKSRFS; encoded by the exons ATGACGaacaattggaaaaaatatattttgtggttTGCCCAAGAACATTTAGATTTTCGCTTTGCT GAATTCGACTCAATCCTTAAGCTCTTCGGACTGAAGCATCGAATATCAGACACTAATTTACTG AAACCTTTTTGGATCGTCGAGTTTCCTAATGACGAAGCTGCTTTAAAGTTTGCATCCCGTTGTGTCAGCCTACGAAGTGTATATGAATTATGGTCTTATTCGAACAACCTGGAGGGTTTTCACGAAAAGTTGCAAAATTTCGttagaaataataaacaacTCATTGAGCCTTACTGCAAATGTACGTTTAAAATTGCTGTCGAAACCTATAATAAACATATTTCGCAGAAGGAAaaggttgaaaaaatagagacatTAGAGTACCTGCCGTTTCAAGGTGAAGTAGATCTGAAAACACCTCAAGAGGAATGGTGTTATATCGAGTTCTACGGTCTTGACCCAACGCAAGTTCCACTTGAACCCGATGAAGTGCTTTTCGGACGTTTG ATTGCTAATGGGCAACGTGATCTCATTAAGTTGCTATCATTGAAAAAACGGAAGTTTATCGGAAATACCAGTATGGATGCCCAACTAAGCCTGCTAATGGCAAATCAAGCACTGGTTAAAGAGGGCGATTTAATTTTTGATCCCTTTGTAGGTACGGGATCCTTGCTGGTGAGTGCCGCAAAATTTGGTG gttATGTACTTGGTGCTGACATTGATTTTATGATGCTCCATGGACGTTCACGCCCAAGCCGTATAACACAAAAAATGCGTGAAAAAGATGAGGGAGTACGTTCCAATTTGGAACAATATGGATGTGGTGACCGGTACATAGACGTTGTTGTATCAGATTTTTCCAAAACTCTTTGGCGCGAGGAGCTCAAATTCGATGCAATAATTACAGATC CACCATATGGCATTCGTGAAGCTACTGAAAAGGTAGAGACGAAAAAGGCATTAAAGCAAAACACACGCACCAAGGACATGCCTCATTATCCGTCAACCTCACATTATGCGTTACAACATCTTTATGTTGATCTCCTTAATTTTTCGGCACAGCATTTGAAAGTGGGCGGCCGTTTAGTGTGTTGGCTGCCGTATCATCG tGAAGACTACTGCAATGGCATGATTCCGCAACACAGTAGTCTAATCTTGGTAGCTAATTCGGATCAACCACTTTCAGGACTTACTTCACGTAGGTTGCTAACTTATGAAAAACTTGATGTGGCTCATACACAAGATGCTGGGCAGCTTGCATGCACATTCTCAAACTCGCTAGATTTTCGGGACCGTTATTTTAATAATGCCGTGGAATCCCGCTCCGAGAGACGTATTCGTAAAGCTGAACAACGCGAACTTGGACGAATTGAGGCGCTTAAAAGAGGAAAAGTTATTGTTGATAGCAAAgagttaaaaaatagtttaaataaatCACGATTTAGttaa
- the LOC129243409 gene encoding putative lipoyltransferase 2, mitochondrial produces the protein MKKIIPVVTVVRAGQHKYLSGLNLQKQLSAQNAEDWANFRNYLILQQHNPVYTIGIRTKNYSEDDERRLRKLGAEFFRTNRGGLITFHGPGQLVAYPVIHLRQFQPKMRWYVATLEETVIATCRKMGVLQATTTSDTGIWVGNNKICAIGVHGSRYVTTHGIGLNCCTDLRWFEHIVPCGIEGKGVTSLSQELKRNVSVEETANMFVQCFMEHFECKVLDET, from the coding sequence ATGAAAAAGATTATACCTGTCGTTACTGTAGTACGCGCTGGTCAGCACAAATACTTATCGGGCTTAAATCTACAAAAACAATTGAGTGCACAGAATGCCGAAGATTGGGCCAACTTTCGCAATTACCTTATACTGCAGCAACATAACCCAGTGTATACCATAGGCATTCGTACCAAGAATTACTCCGAAGACGATGAACGACGTTTACGTAAACTGGGTGCTGAATTTTTTCGGACGAATCGTGGCGGACTGATCACTTTTCATGGACCGGGTCAATTGGTTGCATATCCTGTAATACATTTGCGTCAATTCCAGCCTAAGATGCGCTGGTATGTTGCAACATTGGAGGAGACTGTTATTGCAACTTGTCGAAAGATGGGTGTTCTGCAGGCAACAACTACATCAGACACTGGCATATGGGTaggaaataacaaaatttgtgCTATAGGTGTGCATGGCTCTCGGTATGTCACCACACACGGTATTGGTCTTAATTGCTGCACAGATCTACGCTGGTTCGAGCATATTGTCCCATGCGGTATTGAGGGAAAAGGAGTAACTTCACTGAGTCAGGAACTGAAGAGAAACGTTTCTGTAGAAGAAACTGCGAATATGTTTGTTCAATGTTTTATGGAACACTTTGAATGCAAAGTGCTTGATGAGACTTGA